In a genomic window of Candidatus Bathyarchaeota archaeon:
- the thiL gene encoding thiamine-phosphate kinase: MDKHSAKGAGRVTSKDLGEHKIIEIIKSKLSPMPNMPVPFGDDVSAVSLDPQTVAVLKTDMLVGKTDVPKHMSLWQAARKALIMNISDFASKGVQPTAALVSLGLPRNLLTKDIEELASGLNSGAQEYDAYIIGGDTNEASDLVIAISLFGTAQKSNLMLRSGAKPGDILAVTGFFGKSAAGLRLLLDEQCQTSHNLRDVLLGAVCMPKARLAEGLALSRSGGVSASIDSSDGLAWSLHEIARLSNVGFLVDSIPVADEVRRFAEFNRLDAVELALHGGEEYELVVTVKPKNWVDAETAVEAVGSCLLPIGKVTRETDVVLNVDGKKCPIEDRGWEHFKTKI, encoded by the coding sequence ATGGATAAACACAGTGCCAAAGGGGCTGGCAGAGTAACCAGCAAAGATTTGGGCGAACACAAAATTATCGAAATCATAAAAAGCAAACTATCCCCCATGCCCAACATGCCTGTGCCGTTTGGCGACGACGTGTCCGCCGTTAGCCTTGACCCCCAAACTGTAGCGGTGCTAAAAACTGATATGCTCGTCGGCAAAACCGATGTCCCCAAACATATGAGTCTCTGGCAAGCCGCACGAAAAGCCCTCATCATGAACATCAGCGACTTCGCCTCCAAAGGCGTCCAACCCACCGCTGCCTTAGTGTCCTTGGGGTTGCCGCGTAATCTGTTAACCAAAGACATTGAAGAACTCGCAAGTGGTCTCAATTCGGGCGCCCAAGAGTATGATGCCTACATCATCGGTGGTGACACTAACGAAGCCTCCGACCTCGTAATTGCCATTTCGTTGTTTGGTACTGCACAAAAATCCAACCTGATGCTGCGAAGCGGAGCAAAACCGGGCGATATCCTTGCCGTAACGGGGTTTTTTGGTAAATCCGCTGCGGGGTTGCGGTTGCTGCTTGATGAGCAATGCCAAACGTCCCATAACCTGCGTGATGTGCTGTTGGGGGCGGTTTGTATGCCCAAAGCCCGCTTAGCTGAAGGATTGGCGCTTAGCAGGTCAGGCGGGGTTTCAGCTTCAATTGATTCTAGTGATGGTTTGGCGTGGAGTCTGCATGAAATCGCCCGCTTAAGCAACGTGGGCTTCTTGGTGGATAGTATTCCGGTGGCTGATGAGGTGCGTAGGTTTGCCGAGTTCAACCGCTTAGATGCTGTGGAGTTGGCGTTGCATGGCGGCGAAGAATACGAGTTGGTCGTTACGGTTAAGCCTAAAAACTGGGTGGACGCGGAAACCGCCGTGGAAGCCGTGGGGAGCTGCCTGTTGCCGATTGGGAAAGTGACCCGCGAAACTGATGTCGTCTTAAATGTGGATGGCAAAAAGTGCCCCATAGAAGACCGCGGCTGGGAACATTTCAAAACCAAAATCTAA
- a CDS encoding tRNA (pseudouridine(54)-N(1))-methyltransferase TrmY: MTREFILFSRLGKTDSAFNNLHDAGRLDIVHECIVSSLFFSHGLRRDVTFHASLNGPPNPPVHIKIDGASLYDVRTDMETWQQILRKTLAGKPHPGISRDKTSFEALLKAEAQTHKVFVLEEDGKDITDVDLGGDCLFVLGDHVGLPKKAETFALRFGEKISLGKQPYLAASCITVINYMLDRKG, encoded by the coding sequence TTGACAAGAGAATTCATCCTCTTCTCTCGGCTAGGAAAAACTGATTCAGCTTTTAACAATCTCCACGACGCAGGTCGCCTCGACATTGTACACGAATGCATCGTCAGCAGCCTCTTCTTCAGCCATGGTCTACGTCGAGATGTAACCTTTCACGCCAGCCTCAACGGTCCGCCTAACCCGCCTGTGCACATCAAAATTGACGGTGCCAGCCTCTACGATGTCCGCACCGACATGGAGACGTGGCAGCAAATCCTTAGAAAAACCCTCGCAGGCAAACCTCACCCGGGCATCAGCCGCGACAAAACCAGCTTTGAGGCGCTGCTAAAAGCTGAGGCTCAAACCCACAAAGTCTTTGTGCTCGAAGAAGATGGCAAAGACATAACCGACGTTGACCTTGGCGGGGATTGCCTGTTTGTGCTTGGGGATCATGTGGGGTTGCCCAAGAAGGCGGAGACGTTTGCGTTGCGGTTTGGCGAAAAAATCAGTTTAGGCAAGCAACCCTACCTCGCGGCGTCATGTATAACTGTCATCAACTACATGCTCGACCGCAAAGGTTAG
- the infB gene encoding translation initiation factor IF-2, protein MPIRQPIVCVLGHVDSGKTSLLDELRKTNVQIREAGGMTQHIGASFFPVETLKQLIGPYMGNFKTGIEIPGLLIVDTPGHEAFTNLRRRGGSVADIAILVVDALRGFEAQTHECIEILKARKTPFIVAVNKIDRIPGWKAHPHTTFMQSYAEQSSFVQDELNNRLYHVMGDFSRLQFKTDRFDHIRDFTQNIALVPTSAKTGEGLAELVMVLVGLTQQFLKKRLQTADGPAKGAILEVKEEPGLGMTLNTIVYDGTLHRDDLVVVGGRDGPISARVRTILVPKPLDEMRDPRDKFTSVDCVYASAGVKIVAPGLECALAGAPLLAVPSGEDVSKYCKLITEEIGRIRITKEIDGVIVKADTLGSLEAMAEILKANNVQVRIADIGDISKRDVIEASVVKGREPLLAAILAFGVKVLPDAETEAEANGVKIFRDPIIYNLIDNYTAWVKEKKEAKSEAEFDALVKPGKVTVLPNCIFRRAKPLVAGVEVQSGRIKPRVSLIRKEDGADLGEIDQIQDQGKAIGEAKVGAQVAISMDKPIAGRHIFERDVLYVKVPENDAKVLLTTHLDDLTQEEQDLLKEYVNMMRKKVPFWAGVM, encoded by the coding sequence ATGCCCATACGCCAACCCATTGTCTGCGTCTTAGGTCACGTGGATTCAGGCAAAACCTCACTTCTGGATGAGCTGCGAAAAACCAACGTACAGATACGCGAAGCAGGCGGCATGACTCAGCACATCGGAGCCAGCTTCTTCCCCGTAGAAACCCTAAAACAACTCATCGGACCCTACATGGGCAATTTCAAAACAGGCATCGAAATCCCAGGTCTTCTCATCGTTGACACCCCCGGGCATGAAGCCTTCACGAATCTTAGGCGTCGGGGTGGAAGCGTCGCCGACATCGCGATTCTGGTTGTGGATGCTCTGCGCGGGTTTGAAGCGCAAACGCATGAGTGTATCGAGATTTTGAAAGCACGCAAAACTCCTTTCATTGTTGCCGTGAACAAGATTGACCGCATTCCCGGCTGGAAAGCACACCCCCACACAACATTCATGCAATCATATGCGGAGCAGTCCAGTTTTGTTCAAGACGAACTCAACAACCGCCTCTATCATGTGATGGGCGATTTTAGTCGGCTCCAATTTAAAACTGACCGCTTTGACCACATCCGCGACTTCACCCAAAACATCGCCCTAGTACCCACCAGCGCAAAAACAGGCGAAGGCCTAGCCGAACTTGTCATGGTGCTTGTCGGGTTGACTCAGCAGTTCCTCAAAAAACGGCTCCAAACCGCCGATGGCCCAGCAAAAGGGGCAATTTTAGAAGTTAAGGAAGAGCCGGGGTTGGGCATGACGCTTAACACGATTGTTTACGATGGCACGCTACATCGGGATGATTTGGTTGTGGTGGGCGGCAGAGATGGTCCAATCTCCGCGAGGGTTCGCACGATTCTTGTGCCGAAGCCTCTTGATGAAATGCGTGATCCCCGTGACAAATTCACAAGTGTAGACTGCGTCTATGCGAGTGCGGGTGTGAAGATTGTTGCGCCGGGCTTGGAATGTGCTTTGGCTGGTGCGCCTCTGCTTGCGGTGCCAAGCGGCGAAGACGTCTCAAAATATTGCAAACTAATCACTGAAGAAATCGGTCGCATACGCATCACCAAAGAAATCGACGGCGTCATCGTAAAAGCCGACACGCTGGGCAGCCTTGAGGCGATGGCGGAGATTTTGAAAGCCAACAACGTACAGGTCCGTATTGCTGATATAGGCGATATTAGCAAACGCGACGTTATCGAAGCTTCAGTGGTTAAGGGTCGGGAGCCTCTTTTGGCGGCAATTTTAGCGTTTGGCGTTAAGGTTCTCCCTGACGCGGAAACCGAGGCAGAAGCAAATGGCGTTAAGATTTTCCGTGACCCCATCATCTACAACCTCATCGACAACTACACGGCGTGGGTGAAGGAAAAGAAAGAAGCCAAAAGCGAAGCCGAATTTGACGCGTTGGTTAAACCGGGTAAGGTTACGGTTTTGCCTAACTGCATTTTCCGTCGAGCTAAACCGCTTGTCGCTGGTGTAGAGGTGCAAAGCGGCAGAATAAAGCCCAGAGTCAGCTTAATTCGCAAAGAGGACGGCGCCGATCTTGGGGAGATTGACCAGATTCAAGACCAAGGCAAAGCGATTGGCGAAGCCAAAGTCGGCGCGCAAGTCGCGATTTCAATGGATAAACCCATCGCGGGACGCCACATCTTTGAACGCGACGTGCTCTACGTAAAAGTCCCCGAAAACGACGCCAAAGTTCTGCTGACCACACATCTGGATGATTTGACTCAGGAAGAACAAGACCTCCTAAAAGAATACGTCAACATGATGCGCAAAAAGGTGCCGTTCTGGGCAGGCGTCATGTAA
- a CDS encoding DUF4342 domain-containing protein, protein MRYCVKCGAPLQETDRFCGTCGAAVPTFTHEEFTVTANKLVERVGELLHEGNVTRIIVKDEAGKTLLEIPATVGVVGVVLVPWLAALGVIAALVTNCRLVVERRE, encoded by the coding sequence GTGCGTTATTGCGTCAAATGTGGAGCCCCCCTCCAAGAAACTGACCGATTCTGCGGAACCTGCGGCGCCGCCGTTCCAACATTTACCCATGAAGAATTCACGGTTACCGCCAACAAACTTGTCGAACGCGTCGGAGAGTTGCTGCATGAAGGCAACGTAACCCGCATCATCGTCAAAGACGAGGCAGGCAAAACCCTTCTTGAAATCCCCGCGACAGTGGGCGTGGTCGGCGTGGTGCTAGTGCCCTGGTTAGCCGCATTGGGCGTTATTGCTGCGTTGGTTACTAATTGTAGGCTTGTGGTGGAAAGAAGAGAATAA
- a CDS encoding ribosome biogenesis/translation initiation ATPase RLI has protein sequence MTRLAVLDSDKCKVKKCNQLCVNFCPMVRSRVEAIRVEGNSAIISETLCSGCGICVKKCPFKAISIVNLPDELDKDCSHRFSANSFKLFRLPMPAPGTVLGLLGQNGIGKSTTLKVFSGEIKPNLGKFDEPPEWSEIIQYYRGSSLQDYFVKLSQKQLKVSSKPQYVDKIPKAVQGKAGDLLEKVDERNQLDAIAEELELKKIWDRPLEVLSGGELQRVAVAAALNRDADVYLFDEPSSYLDVKQRLVVARAIRNLKEQQKTIIVAEHDLAIIDYLSDQICVFYGEPGVYGVVSHVHGVRTGINIYLQGYIPDENIKFRKEAIVFHEKPPATAGLAVGAPLLQWSKMEKTFAGFKLTIEPGDIRSGEIVGILGPNGIGKTTFVKILAGLEETDDKRQLGKLAVSYKPQYIAPDYEGTVQELLMNVAKDNFTSSWYKTEIANPLRLQALMDRNVMELSGGELQKVAIAACLSRKADMFLLDEPSAYLDVDERLNMAKTLRRVVEAHGIPAFVVEHDVVTQDFIADRLMVFNGAPGESGLAHPPTTLRQGMNTFLKEMDITFRRDSTTFRPRVNKEDSQMDKFQKSIGEYYYTKIAKDKDEEEEKGNKKKK, from the coding sequence ATGACGCGACTCGCCGTATTGGACTCTGACAAATGCAAAGTAAAAAAATGTAACCAGCTCTGCGTAAACTTCTGCCCCATGGTTCGCAGTCGAGTGGAAGCTATCCGCGTTGAAGGCAACAGCGCCATCATATCCGAAACGCTGTGTAGCGGATGCGGGATTTGCGTCAAAAAATGCCCCTTCAAAGCCATAAGCATCGTCAATTTGCCCGATGAACTTGACAAGGACTGTAGCCACCGTTTCAGCGCTAACAGCTTCAAGCTCTTCCGCCTACCCATGCCTGCCCCCGGAACCGTCTTGGGGTTGTTGGGACAAAACGGCATCGGCAAAAGCACCACGCTAAAAGTCTTTAGTGGCGAAATAAAACCTAACCTCGGCAAATTCGATGAACCTCCCGAATGGAGTGAAATCATCCAGTACTATCGGGGTTCAAGTCTGCAGGATTACTTTGTTAAGCTGAGCCAAAAGCAGCTCAAAGTGAGCAGCAAACCCCAATACGTTGACAAAATCCCCAAAGCCGTCCAAGGCAAAGCCGGCGACCTCCTCGAAAAAGTCGATGAACGCAATCAGCTTGACGCCATCGCGGAGGAGTTGGAGCTTAAAAAAATCTGGGACCGCCCCCTCGAAGTGCTCTCTGGCGGCGAGTTGCAGCGTGTCGCGGTGGCAGCGGCGTTGAATCGCGATGCTGACGTGTATCTCTTTGACGAACCCTCCAGCTATCTTGACGTTAAACAGCGGCTGGTGGTTGCACGTGCAATTCGTAACCTCAAGGAGCAGCAGAAAACCATAATCGTCGCGGAGCACGACTTAGCCATCATCGATTACCTTAGTGACCAAATCTGCGTCTTCTATGGTGAACCCGGCGTTTACGGTGTTGTTAGCCATGTGCATGGCGTGCGAACTGGCATCAACATTTATCTCCAAGGCTACATCCCCGACGAAAACATCAAGTTCCGCAAAGAAGCCATCGTATTCCATGAGAAGCCTCCCGCCACTGCAGGTCTTGCTGTTGGCGCTCCTCTGCTTCAATGGAGCAAGATGGAGAAAACCTTTGCAGGCTTCAAACTAACCATCGAACCCGGCGATATCCGTAGCGGCGAAATCGTCGGTATATTGGGTCCCAACGGCATCGGCAAAACCACCTTCGTCAAAATCCTTGCGGGCCTCGAAGAGACTGATGATAAGCGTCAACTCGGCAAATTAGCCGTCAGCTACAAACCCCAATACATCGCACCCGACTATGAGGGCACCGTACAGGAACTCCTCATGAATGTCGCTAAAGACAACTTTACCTCCAGCTGGTACAAAACCGAAATCGCCAACCCACTGCGTCTGCAGGCGCTCATGGACCGAAACGTTATGGAACTTAGCGGTGGAGAACTCCAAAAAGTCGCCATAGCCGCCTGTCTAAGCCGCAAAGCTGACATGTTTTTGCTTGACGAACCCAGCGCATATCTCGACGTGGATGAACGCCTAAACATGGCAAAAACGCTACGCCGAGTAGTAGAAGCCCATGGCATCCCCGCCTTTGTGGTTGAACACGACGTGGTCACACAGGACTTCATTGCCGACCGATTGATGGTCTTCAACGGCGCTCCCGGAGAATCTGGTTTGGCTCATCCGCCTACCACGCTGCGGCAGGGCATGAACACCTTCCTCAAAGAAATGGACATAACCTTCCGAAGAGACTCCACCACATTCCGACCACGCGTCAACAAAGAAGACAGCCAAATGGACAAGTTCCAAAAAAGCATAGGCGAATACTACTACACCAAAATCGCCAAAGACAAAGATGAAGAAGAGGAAAAGGGCAACAAAAAGAAAAAGTAA
- a CDS encoding THUMP domain-containing protein: MLNDLNLLATTQRGNERAMVNEILYLLKDQLGDQEAQASKTKIRGLIVAKTSQNPREVLEKFHTILAERPYEFRYALRIVPLERVVPTELEAIKAAAAELADRIGEGQSFRVTVEKRFTTLHSTEIIEAAVGDIKSRVDLKNPDWVLQVEVLGALTGVSVLKPTEILAVVKEKML; encoded by the coding sequence ATGTTAAACGACCTCAACCTTTTAGCCACCACTCAGCGGGGCAACGAACGCGCCATGGTCAACGAAATCCTCTACCTCCTCAAAGACCAACTAGGCGACCAAGAAGCGCAAGCCAGCAAAACCAAAATCCGCGGCTTAATCGTAGCCAAAACCAGCCAAAACCCCCGCGAAGTCCTCGAAAAATTCCACACAATCCTCGCAGAACGCCCATACGAGTTCCGCTATGCCCTACGCATAGTCCCCCTCGAACGGGTGGTGCCCACCGAATTAGAAGCAATCAAAGCTGCCGCAGCAGAGTTAGCTGACCGCATCGGCGAGGGGCAATCTTTTCGAGTAACCGTCGAGAAACGCTTCACCACGTTGCATTCCACCGAAATTATCGAAGCTGCAGTTGGGGACATAAAAAGCCGTGTGGACCTCAAGAATCCTGATTGGGTTTTGCAGGTAGAAGTCTTAGGTGCGTTGACGGGGGTTTCGGTGCTTAAGCCAACTGAGATTTTGGCGGTTGTTAAAGAAAAAATGCTCTAA
- the cgi121 gene encoding KEOPS complex subunit Cgi121: MQHQLTEFHKILEITGYQNVTFEKADAFLKANRKHPQTAEVQFFDADLIATWEHLYFAVLNALSAFKGKYNISKSAVMETMLYASAQRQIQKAILRCGIKPQTTRLAVVILGAESAEIGALLQAVSGALGSEPDESVLELTAAKVEKICQTYSLTPTEIQTATKNGDTNRAIIDLVIEQAAVLATQL; the protein is encoded by the coding sequence ATGCAGCATCAACTAACTGAGTTCCACAAAATCCTTGAAATCACAGGCTACCAAAACGTCACATTCGAAAAGGCAGATGCATTTCTTAAAGCAAACCGCAAACACCCCCAAACCGCAGAGGTGCAGTTTTTTGACGCAGACCTCATCGCCACGTGGGAGCATCTCTATTTTGCTGTCCTCAACGCCCTGTCCGCGTTTAAGGGCAAATACAACATCTCCAAAAGCGCCGTCATGGAAACCATGCTCTATGCGTCGGCTCAGCGGCAGATTCAGAAGGCTATTTTGCGGTGCGGCATAAAACCCCAAACCACACGGCTCGCAGTCGTCATTTTGGGCGCCGAATCAGCGGAGATTGGAGCCTTGCTGCAGGCGGTCTCGGGGGCTTTGGGCAGTGAACCTGACGAGAGCGTCTTAGAATTGACGGCGGCTAAGGTAGAGAAAATATGCCAAACCTACAGCCTCACCCCAACAGAAATCCAAACCGCAACCAAAAACGGCGACACAAACCGCGCCATAATCGATTTAGTCATAGAGCAAGCGGCAGTATTAGCCACACAGCTTTAG
- a CDS encoding phosphoribosyltransferase translates to MSTDVSFEVPTWNQIYDMLFSQAQKIQNANYTPDVAVAIIRGGLIPARILCDLLDISTIATLQVQFYVDIAQTGLEPVLVQPLSAPVRGKRVLLVDDIADTGQSLRLALKHLQAQGAKEIRTAALYTKPKSIVCPDFSEKQTSRWVVFPWDTKETLQKLAQTYPGKRALNAEVAKLVKAGLPKPLTEKLLPTLQEK, encoded by the coding sequence ATGTCCACAGACGTGTCATTTGAGGTTCCCACCTGGAACCAAATATACGATATGCTCTTCTCTCAAGCTCAGAAAATCCAAAACGCAAACTACACGCCCGACGTGGCAGTTGCAATCATCCGCGGCGGCTTAATCCCCGCTCGGATTCTCTGCGACCTGCTTGACATATCCACCATTGCCACGTTGCAAGTGCAATTCTATGTAGATATCGCCCAAACTGGACTTGAACCAGTCCTTGTGCAGCCTCTTTCTGCGCCAGTCAGGGGTAAGCGTGTGCTGCTGGTGGACGACATAGCCGACACGGGCCAGAGCCTGCGTCTTGCCCTAAAACATTTGCAAGCTCAAGGCGCAAAGGAGATAAGAACCGCTGCCCTCTACACCAAACCTAAAAGCATCGTTTGCCCCGACTTTTCTGAGAAGCAGACCAGCCGCTGGGTCGTGTTCCCCTGGGATACCAAAGAGACGCTTCAAAAACTCGCCCAAACTTACCCCGGCAAACGTGCCCTTAATGCCGAAGTCGCAAAACTCGTAAAAGCAGGCTTACCTAAACCCTTAACCGAAAAACTCCTCCCAACCCTCCAAGAAAAGTAG